The following coding sequences lie in one Acropora palmata chromosome 3, jaAcrPala1.3, whole genome shotgun sequence genomic window:
- the LOC141877386 gene encoding uncharacterized protein LOC141877386 isoform X1, translated as MLTPLSVSGRPSSFLKKARTKMASSKERIIQACNGLQVPAISLDWADQAWSSDFCEPVELPEVLENRIVDCKYFLGDLQTLLVSLKHWSTRCNQSVNEGLWKVLSDNSLSHKVLISVLYSFIDSGDKDTLGHTALTRNFVEKKRKRRKEATGGSRKAKTRRGKSNDHEDMEAENVAVGGSDDDDDDDDCDNDDDNDYLYGHMSTEEAKASLKVKLLSLMQDAVKLLQSYSLKDSEQVLEHVIQLFVETTRGPDLFSEIHCFGGIHWS; from the exons GGAACGTATTATTCAAGCCTGTAATGGCCTACAAGTACCTGCAATTTCCTTGGACTGGGCAGATCAAGCTTGGAGTTCTGATTTTTGCGAGCCAGTAGAACTTCCAGAGGTCTTAGAAAACAGAATTGTGGattgcaaatattttcttgGTGATCTGCAAACTCTTCTTGTGTCCCTCAAGCACTGGTCAACAAGATGCAATCAGAGCGTGAACGAAG GACTGTGGAAAGTTCTCTCGGACAACAGTTTGTCACACAAAGTGTTGATATCAGTTTTGTATTCATTCATTGACTCCGGTGATAAG GATACCTTAGGACATACTGCCTTAACCCGGAATTTTG tggaaaagaagagaaagagaagaaaagagGCAACAGGAGGTAGTCGCAAAGCAAAGACAAGACGAGGGAAGTCCA ATGATCATGAAGACATGGAAGCTGAAAATGTTGCTGTTGGTggtagtgatgatgatgatgatgacgatgattgcgacaatgatgatgacaatgattaTTTGTATGGTCACATGAGCACTGAGGAAGCAAAAGCCAGTTTAAAAGTCAAACTCTTGTCTCTGATGCAG gATGCAGTCAAGCTTTTACAAAGTTACTCCCTGAAAGATTCTGAACAAGTTCTTGAACATGTGATACAACTGTTTGTGGAAACCACAAGG GGACCAGATTTATTCAGTGAAATCCATTGTTTTGGTGGCATACATT GGTcttga
- the LOC141877386 gene encoding uncharacterized protein LOC141877386 isoform X2 has translation MASSRERIIQACNGLQVPAISLDWADQAWSSDFCEPVELPEVLENRIVDCKYFLGDLQTLLVSLKHWSTRCNQSVNEGLWKVLSDNSLSHKVLISVLYSFIDSGDKDTLGHTALTRNFVEKKRKRRKEATGGSRKAKTRRGKSNDHEDMEAENVAVGGSDDDDDDDDCDNDDDNDYLYGHMSTEEAKASLKVKLLSLMQDAVKLLQSYSLKDSEQVLEHVIQLFVETTRGPDLFSEIHCFGGIHWS, from the exons ATGGCTTCCTCGAGGGAACG TATTATTCAAGCCTGTAATGGCCTACAAGTACCTGCAATTTCCTTGGACTGGGCAGATCAAGCTTGGAGTTCTGATTTTTGCGAGCCAGTAGAACTTCCAGAGGTCTTAGAAAACAGAATTGTGGattgcaaatattttcttgGTGATCTGCAAACTCTTCTTGTGTCCCTCAAGCACTGGTCAACAAGATGCAATCAGAGCGTGAACGAAG GACTGTGGAAAGTTCTCTCGGACAACAGTTTGTCACACAAAGTGTTGATATCAGTTTTGTATTCATTCATTGACTCCGGTGATAAG GATACCTTAGGACATACTGCCTTAACCCGGAATTTTG tggaaaagaagagaaagagaagaaaagagGCAACAGGAGGTAGTCGCAAAGCAAAGACAAGACGAGGGAAGTCCA ATGATCATGAAGACATGGAAGCTGAAAATGTTGCTGTTGGTggtagtgatgatgatgatgatgacgatgattgcgacaatgatgatgacaatgattaTTTGTATGGTCACATGAGCACTGAGGAAGCAAAAGCCAGTTTAAAAGTCAAACTCTTGTCTCTGATGCAG gATGCAGTCAAGCTTTTACAAAGTTACTCCCTGAAAGATTCTGAACAAGTTCTTGAACATGTGATACAACTGTTTGTGGAAACCACAAGG GGACCAGATTTATTCAGTGAAATCCATTGTTTTGGTGGCATACATT GGTcttga
- the LOC141877389 gene encoding uncharacterized protein LOC141877389 isoform X2, which yields MDADMQQGPHNSTSINWYFHNISPVKTASTSNKKYFNCIVQCSDKSVRAVCYLPEKRVELHALASTRSPVKLDNYKGPNNRDEDFVITKFTKIVPIDKKEIDFSFSEELTTTATGKPLNISAIQKVAAEQLISIKAKVVSLSGTKVQSTRYGQLKKQVLADPTAHIKLVLWGDYVDTLQLNKTSALNNVRVKFTKMNTTSTVQRMKK from the exons ATGGATGCTGATATGCAACAAGGCCCTCACA ATTCCACAAGCATAAACTGGTATTTTCACAACATCTCACCTGTCAAAACAGCATCCACATCCAACAAAAAGTACTTCAACTGCATCGTCCAGTGTAGTGACAAATCAGTAAGAGCAGTATGTTACTTACCTGAAAAAAGAGTGGAGTTACATGCACTTGCATCAACTAGAAGTCCTGTTAAACTTGACAACTACAAGGGACCCAATAATAGAGATGAAGATTTTGTGATAACAAAATTCACTAAAATCGTGCCAATAGACAAGAAGGAAATTGACTTTTCCTTCTCAGAAGAACTCACAACCACTGCAACTGGAAAACCACTTAATATATCAGCAATTCAGAAAGTAGCAGCTGAGCAATTGATATCtataaaagcaaaagttgTCAGCCTGTCAGGAACTAAAGTTCAGTCAACCAGATATGGCCAACTTAAAAAGCAAGTTTTAGCTGACCCAACAGCTCACATCAAACTCGTACTTTGGGGAGACTACGTGGACACTCTCCAACTCAACAAAACTTCTGCTTTAAACAATGTCAGAGTAAAGTTTACAAAAATGAACACTACCTCAACAGTCCAAAgaatgaagaaatga
- the LOC141877389 gene encoding uncharacterized protein LOC141877389 isoform X1 — MLICNKALTVDSTSINWYFHNISPVKTASTSNKKYFNCIVQCSDKSVRAVCYLPEKRVELHALASTRSPVKLDNYKGPNNRDEDFVITKFTKIVPIDKKEIDFSFSEELTTTATGKPLNISAIQKVAAEQLISIKAKVVSLSGTKVQSTRYGQLKKQVLADPTAHIKLVLWGDYVDTLQLNKTSALNNVRVKFTKMNTTSTVQRMKK; from the exons ATGCTGATATGCAACAAGGCCCTCACAGTAG ATTCCACAAGCATAAACTGGTATTTTCACAACATCTCACCTGTCAAAACAGCATCCACATCCAACAAAAAGTACTTCAACTGCATCGTCCAGTGTAGTGACAAATCAGTAAGAGCAGTATGTTACTTACCTGAAAAAAGAGTGGAGTTACATGCACTTGCATCAACTAGAAGTCCTGTTAAACTTGACAACTACAAGGGACCCAATAATAGAGATGAAGATTTTGTGATAACAAAATTCACTAAAATCGTGCCAATAGACAAGAAGGAAATTGACTTTTCCTTCTCAGAAGAACTCACAACCACTGCAACTGGAAAACCACTTAATATATCAGCAATTCAGAAAGTAGCAGCTGAGCAATTGATATCtataaaagcaaaagttgTCAGCCTGTCAGGAACTAAAGTTCAGTCAACCAGATATGGCCAACTTAAAAAGCAAGTTTTAGCTGACCCAACAGCTCACATCAAACTCGTACTTTGGGGAGACTACGTGGACACTCTCCAACTCAACAAAACTTCTGCTTTAAACAATGTCAGAGTAAAGTTTACAAAAATGAACACTACCTCAACAGTCCAAAgaatgaagaaatga